One Sodalinema gerasimenkoae IPPAS B-353 DNA segment encodes these proteins:
- a CDS encoding Cas10/Cmr2 second palm domain-containing protein: MSGYTATTFAPVQGFIEKSRKLRDLYGASLILSYLSRQITNAAETHSESISVVCPGDPNNTKGLPNRILIKGTLPEDIIRQALFDGWSHLLRECQGWVEEKLTDYGYHWDREWTLWRHHSWEIFCGWGDSIPEAMYDLERRKLGRDWSAVNWIGESSSLSGTDAIAWNELGSSTRNPKFLRYGEDKENIDRFYQQLSAVLEGKQRDETPDGKFLDTSERVSIPELVKRLVTHPQIAAKIGDDLPRLERNFSDVIRLPNPETQTPGRWTGWFMGDGDKVGDHLKQLGDGENADRALKEFSEAMRQWGKQFEQDFPKSLGRVIYAGGDDFLGVVYDRTTDLTGDALHEATQTLKVNSWNWLQQLPAKWQDHGQDIGLSVGFVWAGHSVPQRDILQHCREAERRSKKLGRDRLTLRVVFNSGQFVQWTCPWHYLSILDCYRDRGGGQNWGHLYNDMAQLKARHAIATSSRSDDFDSEEWEDESSGHGDVAIAIALANIYFKPTCAPFTHLEPGTVGHYLFRELFETNPPHHWTQNRVQQAFINWFDELVSIGWHFRR; the protein is encoded by the coding sequence ATGTCTGGATATACGGCTACCACATTTGCTCCCGTTCAGGGATTCATCGAAAAATCCCGCAAACTGCGTGACCTCTACGGTGCGTCCTTAATCCTCTCCTACCTCAGCCGACAAATTACCAACGCAGCGGAAACACACAGCGAGTCGATTTCAGTGGTTTGTCCCGGCGACCCCAACAATACTAAGGGACTCCCGAACCGTATCTTAATCAAAGGTACATTACCCGAAGACATCATTCGTCAAGCGTTGTTCGATGGTTGGAGTCATCTGCTGAGGGAATGTCAAGGCTGGGTTGAGGAAAAACTGACCGATTATGGCTATCACTGGGATCGCGAATGGACACTTTGGCGACACCACAGTTGGGAAATTTTCTGTGGCTGGGGAGATAGCATCCCTGAAGCCATGTACGACCTGGAACGGCGGAAACTGGGGCGAGATTGGAGTGCAGTCAATTGGATTGGTGAAAGTTCGAGTTTATCGGGAACTGATGCGATCGCCTGGAACGAACTCGGTTCAAGTACCCGCAATCCGAAGTTTTTACGCTATGGAGAGGACAAAGAAAACATCGATCGCTTCTACCAGCAACTTTCAGCCGTTCTGGAAGGAAAACAACGTGACGAAACTCCAGATGGTAAATTCCTCGATACCTCAGAACGGGTCAGCATTCCAGAACTGGTGAAACGTCTAGTCACCCATCCTCAAATTGCTGCAAAAATCGGAGATGACCTCCCCAGACTGGAGAGGAACTTCTCCGATGTCATCCGGCTTCCCAACCCCGAAACCCAAACCCCCGGACGCTGGACGGGTTGGTTTATGGGGGATGGCGATAAAGTCGGCGACCATCTCAAGCAATTGGGAGATGGTGAAAATGCCGATCGCGCTTTGAAGGAATTTAGCGAGGCGATGCGTCAATGGGGGAAACAATTCGAGCAAGATTTTCCTAAATCGCTCGGTCGTGTCATTTATGCTGGTGGGGATGATTTCCTCGGGGTCGTGTACGATAGAACGACTGATTTGACCGGGGACGCTTTACATGAGGCGACCCAAACCTTAAAGGTCAATTCCTGGAATTGGCTGCAACAACTTCCGGCAAAATGGCAAGACCATGGTCAAGATATTGGTCTGAGTGTTGGCTTTGTTTGGGCGGGTCATAGCGTCCCACAACGGGATATTTTACAGCATTGTCGGGAAGCGGAGAGACGCTCCAAAAAACTCGGACGCGATCGCCTTACTCTGCGCGTGGTCTTCAACAGCGGACAGTTCGTGCAATGGACTTGTCCTTGGCACTATCTCTCGATTCTTGACTGCTATCGCGATCGCGGTGGCGGACAAAACTGGGGACATCTTTATAACGATATGGCGCAACTGAAAGCGCGACACGCGATCGCCACCAGTTCCCGTTCAGATGACTTCGATTCAGAGGAGTGGGAGGATGAATCGTCAGGTCATGGCGATGTGGCGATCGCGATCGCCCTGGCTAACATTTATTTTAAGCCAACCTGCGCTCCCTTCACCCACCTTGAACCCGGAACAGTCGGCCATTACCTCTTCCGAGAACTCTTTGAAACCAACCCACCCCATCACTGGACTCAAAATCGCGTGCAGCAAGCCTTCATCAACTGGTTTGACGAACTGGTGTCCATCGGTTGGCATTTCCGTCGTTAA
- the pflB gene encoding formate C-acetyltransferase produces the protein MTNSTQDAAGSRDLTPAWEGFKSGTWTKEVNVRDFIQKNYSLYEGDAEFLSGATERTQSLWRTVQDLMAQEREKGILDAETKIPSGITAYGPGYIDQSLEQIVGLQADKPLKRAIMPYGGIRVVKKSLEAYGYELDPKTEEIFTKYRKSHNDGVFDAYTPEIRRARHSGLITGLPDSYGRGRIIGDYRRVALYGIDRLLLDKQEQQSSLELDAMDEDTIRRREEVSEEMRSLQELKDMAAAYGCDISRPAATAQEAVQWTYFGYLAAVKEQNGAAMSLGRVSTFLDIYFERDLQNGRLTEEQAQEIIDHFVMKLRMVRFLRAPAYNQLFSGDPTWVTECIGGVGENGRPLVTKNSFRFLNTLYTLGPAPEPNLTILWSKRLPDNFKRYCAQVSIDTCSTQYENDDLMRLDYGDDYGIACCVSAMKIGKQMQFFGARANLAKALLYAINGGKDEMSGEQVGPDWVPVQGDYLDYDDVAAKFDRCLEWLSRLYVNTLNIIHFMHDKYAYERVELALHDQDVYRTMACGMAGLSVVADALCAIKYARVKVIRDERGLVVDYDIEGDYPKFGNNDDRADEMAAAVVKQFMNKIRQHKTYRGSVPTQSILTITSNVVYGKKTGNTPDGRKAGEPFAPGANPMHGRDTNGAIAALASVAKLPYEHSQDGISYTFSIVPQALGKQEGDRISNLVGLLDGYFNDEGHHINVNVLNRDTLLEAMDHPEKYPQLTIRVSGYAVNFIKLTREQQLDVVNRTFHSHI, from the coding sequence TTGACCAACTCAACCCAAGACGCCGCCGGGAGTCGCGATCTAACTCCAGCCTGGGAAGGGTTTAAATCAGGAACCTGGACGAAAGAAGTCAATGTCCGGGATTTCATCCAGAAAAACTACAGCCTCTATGAAGGGGATGCCGAGTTTCTCAGTGGCGCCACTGAACGCACTCAGTCCCTCTGGCGCACCGTGCAAGACCTCATGGCCCAGGAACGGGAGAAGGGCATTTTAGATGCAGAAACCAAGATTCCCTCGGGAATTACCGCCTATGGACCCGGCTATATTGACCAAAGTTTGGAACAAATTGTCGGTTTGCAAGCCGACAAACCCCTGAAACGGGCAATTATGCCCTATGGTGGCATTCGGGTCGTGAAAAAATCCCTCGAAGCCTATGGCTACGAACTCGACCCCAAGACCGAAGAAATCTTCACCAAATACCGCAAAAGCCACAACGACGGGGTCTTTGATGCCTATACCCCAGAAATCCGCCGCGCTCGCCATTCGGGACTGATTACCGGTTTACCCGATTCCTATGGTCGAGGTCGGATTATTGGCGACTATCGCCGGGTGGCCTTGTATGGAATCGATCGCCTGCTGTTGGACAAACAAGAACAGCAAAGTTCCCTAGAACTCGATGCGATGGACGAGGACACCATCCGGCGGCGGGAAGAAGTCTCTGAGGAGATGCGATCGCTGCAAGAACTCAAAGACATGGCCGCCGCCTATGGCTGCGACATCAGCCGACCCGCTGCAACGGCCCAGGAAGCCGTCCAATGGACTTATTTCGGCTATCTCGCGGCGGTGAAAGAACAAAACGGCGCGGCCATGTCCCTCGGTCGGGTTTCCACCTTCCTCGATATCTATTTCGAGCGGGATCTGCAAAATGGTCGCCTCACCGAAGAACAGGCCCAGGAAATCATCGACCATTTTGTCATGAAACTGCGGATGGTGCGTTTTCTGCGCGCTCCCGCCTACAACCAACTCTTCTCAGGAGATCCCACCTGGGTCACCGAATGTATTGGCGGTGTCGGTGAGAATGGTCGTCCTCTGGTGACCAAAAACAGCTTCCGCTTCCTCAACACCCTCTACACCCTCGGTCCTGCACCCGAACCCAACCTGACCATTCTCTGGTCTAAACGCTTACCGGACAACTTCAAACGCTACTGCGCCCAAGTGTCCATTGATACCTGTTCGACCCAGTATGAGAACGATGACCTAATGCGCCTCGACTATGGCGACGATTATGGCATTGCCTGCTGTGTCAGCGCCATGAAGATTGGTAAGCAAATGCAGTTCTTTGGCGCTCGGGCCAATTTGGCGAAGGCACTTCTCTACGCCATCAACGGCGGGAAAGACGAGATGAGTGGCGAGCAGGTTGGACCCGATTGGGTTCCGGTTCAGGGAGACTACCTGGACTATGACGACGTAGCCGCCAAGTTCGATCGCTGTCTGGAGTGGTTGTCGCGCCTGTACGTCAACACCCTCAACATTATCCACTTCATGCACGACAAATACGCCTATGAACGGGTGGAATTGGCGCTGCATGACCAAGATGTCTATCGCACCATGGCCTGTGGAATGGCGGGGTTATCAGTGGTGGCGGATGCCCTCTGCGCCATTAAATATGCGCGGGTGAAAGTGATTCGCGATGAACGCGGTTTGGTGGTCGACTATGACATCGAGGGAGATTATCCCAAGTTCGGCAACAATGACGACCGGGCCGATGAGATGGCCGCCGCTGTGGTGAAGCAGTTTATGAACAAGATTCGCCAACACAAAACCTATCGCGGTTCCGTTCCCACCCAGTCGATTCTCACTATTACCTCCAACGTGGTCTATGGCAAGAAGACCGGCAACACCCCCGATGGTCGTAAAGCCGGCGAACCCTTTGCACCCGGTGCGAACCCCATGCACGGACGGGATACCAACGGGGCGATCGCAGCCTTAGCCTCGGTAGCGAAACTCCCCTATGAGCATTCTCAGGACGGGATTTCCTACACCTTCTCCATTGTGCCGCAGGCCCTTGGGAAACAGGAGGGCGATCGTATCAGCAACCTGGTCGGACTCTTAGATGGCTACTTCAACGATGAAGGTCATCACATCAACGTCAACGTGCTAAACCGAGACACCCTTCTCGAAGCCATGGACCATCCCGAGAAGTACCCACAACTGACGATTCGCGTCTCCGGTTACGCCGTCAACTTCATCAAGCTGACTCGCGAACAACAGTTAGACGTGGTCAATCGCACCTTCCACAGTCACATCTAG
- the pflA gene encoding pyruvate formate-lyase-activating protein, which translates to MPISQSSISGRIHSFESCGTVDGPGIRFVVFTQGCPLRCLYCHNPDCQELGSGREVTVTEILKEVVKYRSYMEFSQGGVTVTGGEPLMQPEFVGEIFRQCQALGIHTALDTSGYVPLEMAKPVLENTDLVLLDIKSYQPETYRAVTCVSVEPTLRFARYLEEINKPTWIRFVLVPELTNQVENMEGLAQFLSGFRNVERLEILPFHKMGEYKWEALGYDYQLKETPEPTDEQVQVAKDIFSRYDLPVVA; encoded by the coding sequence ATGCCGATCTCCCAATCCTCCATCTCAGGCCGCATCCACTCCTTTGAGAGTTGTGGAACCGTCGATGGCCCAGGAATCCGTTTTGTGGTCTTTACCCAAGGCTGTCCCTTACGCTGTCTTTACTGTCATAATCCCGACTGTCAGGAGTTAGGCAGCGGTCGCGAAGTGACGGTGACAGAGATTCTCAAGGAAGTGGTCAAATATCGGTCTTATATGGAGTTTTCTCAGGGTGGCGTGACGGTGACGGGGGGAGAACCCTTAATGCAGCCGGAGTTTGTCGGCGAAATCTTCCGTCAATGTCAAGCCTTGGGTATCCATACGGCCTTAGATACCTCGGGATATGTTCCGCTGGAGATGGCCAAGCCAGTTTTAGAGAACACCGATTTAGTCCTATTAGATATCAAGTCCTATCAACCGGAGACCTATCGAGCGGTGACCTGTGTTTCCGTTGAACCGACGTTAAGATTTGCTCGTTATTTGGAAGAGATTAATAAACCGACTTGGATTCGTTTTGTTTTGGTTCCTGAGTTAACGAATCAGGTGGAGAATATGGAAGGACTGGCTCAGTTTTTGTCGGGGTTTAGGAATGTGGAGCGGTTGGAGATTTTGCCATTTCATAAGATGGGGGAATATAAGTGGGAGGCTCTTGGCTATGATTATCAGTTAAAGGAGACGCCGGAACCGACTGATGAGCAGGTTCAGGTGGCCAAGGATATTTTTTCCAGGTATGATTTGCCGGTTGTGGCGTGA
- a CDS encoding GUN4 domain-containing protein, with protein MAQLPKPAQFLTQWLPSGLCGGLAVHSAAAGNIRAALISTLIAAGWFVLASSTKVFMERINAGLNERVIRTADKLLIATDTLPGKLKWKLSGFLGKYYNSLIDSHCELKTEGFNVGLPVLDLEEVFVPLQVASQTPRKVPGGVVTRQPVPPLGNGETQQLWDFLRESRQTRSYRRIAILAPPGFGKTTLLQHITLTYAQKKQGKHKAPKWVPVLIRMQDVRQSLVHSQPPSLPQLMRERVQQLPACETLEPPKGYFETLLRKGQCLVMLDGLDEVADVAERQRVSDWVNEQMRQYPQANFVLSSRPHGFEGERLDKVGIVLEVQPFNLEQIRQFVQSWYRQMEIRQRARDTPAVRADAEEKANRLIQALLLNPPMRRLAGNPLLVTMIATVHALGNALPKRRVELYREICDVLLGRRLYAKQLTLPLTAGQNQNILQVLALALMQQGKTTFELQAVEPLIQEQLAKTSAQTLTPAQWLKGIQDDVGLLVEKTIGSYEFAHLSFQEYLTAVQVKNLKQEQLLVQHFEDGFWAETIRLCAAQSNASTLIQYAIHHQSIQTLSLAYDCLEEGLEVTGEVRQDLEEILEAGLCSDNPEVAAIAATVKLSRRLNRLLEDDAGLAIDLSYLSQAEYQFLTHQGDDSENKFRLEMTPAEAQQRATPLEYDMVLQALTRLNQQKLPSEQQEDGYFYYYRLPTGEELNRYPSRDNEDLGSWTEKDFDKGSQSQGIRIVREKIPKNYETLANYLAAGAWKEADEETLAVMLKVGNREGDGWLDKESMETFPCEDLRVIDRLWVYYSGGRFGFSVQKRIYEEVGKDWDKMSERVGWRTQTRDAGDAGGHVVSYPLGHLPKGRNRSLRLGLVVITTWQFGITLLSRSDL; from the coding sequence ATGGCTCAACTTCCTAAACCGGCTCAATTTCTCACTCAGTGGCTTCCCTCCGGGTTGTGTGGAGGCTTAGCCGTTCATTCCGCCGCAGCCGGAAATATACGAGCTGCCCTTATATCAACGCTCATTGCGGCTGGGTGGTTTGTCTTGGCCAGTTCCACCAAAGTCTTCATGGAAAGGATAAATGCAGGGCTGAACGAACGGGTAATACGCACAGCAGACAAGCTCCTCATCGCCACCGACACGCTTCCCGGAAAGCTGAAATGGAAACTATCGGGATTCCTCGGCAAGTATTACAACAGCCTCATCGACTCCCACTGCGAACTGAAAACTGAGGGATTTAACGTCGGGTTGCCGGTGTTGGACTTAGAAGAAGTCTTCGTTCCCTTGCAGGTTGCATCACAAACCCCGCGCAAGGTACCGGGGGGTGTGGTGACACGCCAACCTGTACCCCCGCTAGGTAACGGGGAAACCCAGCAACTTTGGGATTTTTTGAGAGAAAGTCGGCAAACCCGAAGCTATCGCCGCATTGCCATACTTGCGCCCCCTGGTTTCGGGAAAACAACACTACTCCAGCACATCACGCTGACTTATGCCCAGAAAAAACAGGGCAAACACAAGGCGCCGAAATGGGTTCCGGTGCTGATACGGATGCAGGATGTTCGCCAAAGCCTAGTGCATTCGCAACCGCCGAGTCTGCCGCAATTGATGCGAGAGCGAGTTCAACAGTTACCCGCCTGCGAAACCTTGGAACCGCCTAAGGGGTATTTCGAGACGTTGCTGCGAAAGGGGCAGTGTTTGGTGATGTTGGACGGATTGGACGAGGTGGCAGATGTTGCAGAACGCCAGAGGGTGAGTGATTGGGTTAACGAACAAATGCGGCAATATCCCCAGGCCAACTTTGTCCTCTCGTCCCGTCCCCACGGCTTCGAGGGGGAACGTCTGGACAAGGTAGGTATTGTACTGGAGGTGCAACCGTTTAACCTGGAACAGATTCGGCAGTTCGTCCAGTCCTGGTATCGACAGATGGAAATTCGCCAGCGGGCACGAGATACCCCTGCGGTGAGGGCCGATGCGGAGGAGAAGGCGAACCGTCTGATTCAGGCTTTGTTGTTGAATCCTCCCATGCGTCGGCTGGCCGGCAATCCCCTGTTGGTGACGATGATTGCGACGGTTCACGCTTTGGGGAACGCCTTACCGAAGCGACGAGTGGAACTATATCGAGAAATTTGTGATGTCTTATTGGGGCGGCGACTGTATGCAAAACAGTTGACGTTACCCCTCACAGCGGGACAAAACCAGAACATTTTACAAGTGCTGGCGTTGGCGTTGATGCAACAGGGTAAAACGACGTTTGAGTTGCAGGCTGTAGAACCGCTAATTCAGGAACAGTTGGCGAAAACCAGCGCACAGACGTTAACGCCGGCCCAGTGGCTGAAGGGCATTCAAGACGATGTGGGTTTGTTGGTGGAGAAAACCATCGGTAGTTATGAATTTGCCCATTTGAGCTTTCAAGAATACTTGACGGCGGTTCAAGTTAAGAACCTTAAGCAAGAGCAGCTTCTAGTACAACATTTTGAGGATGGTTTTTGGGCGGAAACGATTCGGTTATGTGCTGCCCAAAGTAACGCTTCGACTTTGATTCAATATGCAATCCATCATCAAAGTATCCAGACGTTAAGCCTAGCGTACGATTGCTTGGAAGAAGGTCTAGAAGTCACTGGCGAGGTGAGACAAGACCTTGAGGAAATTCTAGAAGCTGGTTTGTGTTCTGACAATCCAGAAGTGGCAGCGATAGCAGCGACAGTTAAGCTGTCGCGGCGTTTAAATCGCTTGCTAGAAGATGATGCTGGACTGGCCATCGATTTGTCCTATCTCAGTCAAGCAGAGTATCAATTTTTAACTCATCAAGGGGATGATAGCGAAAATAAATTTAGATTAGAGATGACTCCAGCAGAAGCGCAGCAACGGGCGACACCGCTTGAATATGACATGGTTTTGCAGGCATTAACTCGTTTAAATCAACAGAAGTTGCCGTCAGAACAACAGGAAGATGGATATTTTTATTATTATCGACTACCGACAGGTGAAGAACTCAACCGCTATCCGTCCAGGGATAATGAAGATTTAGGATCTTGGACTGAGAAAGATTTCGACAAGGGATCGCAGTCCCAAGGAATTCGCATTGTACGGGAGAAAATCCCGAAGAACTATGAAACTCTTGCTAACTATCTCGCGGCAGGAGCTTGGAAAGAGGCAGATGAGGAAACGCTTGCGGTGATGCTCAAAGTTGGAAATCGAGAAGGTGACGGCTGGCTAGACAAAGAGTCGATGGAGACGTTTCCCTGTGAAGACCTGCGCGTTATCGATCGACTTTGGGTATACTACAGTGGTGGGCGCTTCGGTTTTAGCGTTCAGAAGCGAATTTATGAGGAAGTTGGAAAAGACTGGGATAAGATGAGCGAGAGAGTCGGGTGGAGGACGCAGACACGGGACGCGGGGGACGCGGGTGGTCATGTTGTGAGTTATCCCCTCGGACATCTCCCGAAAGGTAGGAACCGCTCCCTACGGCTTGGTTTGGTGGTGATTACGACCTGGCAGTTTGGTATTACTCTTCTCTCGCGCAGCGACTTGTAA